Genomic segment of Pseudomonas iranensis:
AGGTTGTTGGCCTTCAAGTAGCAATCGTTGCCCGGGATGAATCCGATAGGGGCCAAAGGCAATGGCCTGATTCGGGGAGAAACTCAACAGCGCGCTCCTGCGGTGATGCGGCGGACAGGGCGAATCAGTCCCTGGCGCATGCGCAGGCCGTCTGATCCGGGGTGTCCGGGCATAATCCTCAGGTTTGAGCATCAGTGCAACGGGTGGCGTAACGGCAGCAGTCAAAACACCGCAGGCTGCGCTGCGTTGTTTTTCGGTCTGCCCATGACTCGACAGCGCCAGGCGAAGGGATTGATGCCCTCGCTGCGGGTGAACATGTGGCAGAAGTGCGCCTGATCGCAGAAGCCGCATTCGAGGCTGATTTGCGTGAGGCTGAGGTCGGTGTGCTGGATCAGCAACTTGGCCCGGGCCAGGCGCTGGGCGCGGATCCAGTCCTGTGGCGACACGCCGGTGCTGCACTTGAATGCGCGGGAGAAATGACTGCGTGACAGTGAGCAGGCGCGGGCCAGTTCCGCCACTTCCAGACTTTCGCCCAAGCGATCGAGGATCAACTGTTTGATCTGGCGTTCGCGCTGCGGACTGAGTCCGCCAGTCGTGTTTTTCCGCGGTTCGCAGGCAGGGGCGAAGGCGACGGTTTGCTGTAGATAAGCCATGGCCAAGGTCCGTGTCGGTGGGGAATACACGGTCGGCGCATTCCCTCAGGTCAAAAAAGCAACGCTGCGCAGAGGGCTTCATTGTTGGGCGAGGGCGTGAGGCTGACGAGTTAATCGTTGTTAATTTCCTCGCTCAGGCTGGAACTCAGCACATCCTTGCAAGTCACCGCCCCGCGCTTTGCGCGACGATGTCGACAAAGCGCGGCCGCCGTTGGCCAGGATCAAAGGGGAATGCAATGAAAGGCTTGATGAAAGGAGCAACGACCCTGGCGGTCATGCTGGCAATGTCCGGCGCGATGGCGCAGGCACCGCAGATGGGCACTCAGGCGCCGGGGTATTTCCGCTTGGCGCTGGGCGATTACGAAGTCACCGCGTTGTTCGACGGTTACAACGATTTGTCGCCGAAGTTGTTGCAGGGCATGAGCCAGAGCCAGATTCGCGCGCTGCTCGCACGCCGTTCGATTGAAACCCCGGGCGTGCAGACGGCGTTCAATGCCTTTCTGGTCAACACCGGCACACAACTGATTCTGGTCGACACCGGCGCAGGGCAATGCATCGGCGCCACCGCAGGCCAACTCTCGGCCAACATGCAGGCCGCCGGCTACAAGCCTGAGCAGGTCGACACGGTTCTGCTGACGCACCTGCACCTCGATCACGTCTGCGGTCTGGTCGATGCACAGAAGAAGCCGCTGTTCGCCAATGCCACCGTCTTTGCGGCCAAGGCAGAGGCCGATTACTGGCTTGATCCGGCAGCGCTGGCCAAGGCCCCGGCGGGAGCCAAAGAATTTTTCAAAATTGCCCAGGATTCGACGGCACCCTACGTTGCCGCCGGTCGCTTCAAGACGTTTGCCGCCGGGCAGTCGCCATTGCCGGGACTGGTCGAAGCAACCCTCGAAGCCGGCCACACGCCGGGCAGCACCACGTACCGCTTCACCTCGCAGCAGCAGAGCATCGTGTTCATGGGCGATCTGGTGCACAACCTCGCTGTGCAGTTTTTGCACCCGCAAGTGTCGATCAGTTTCGACGTCAACAGTCAGAAAGCGATCAGCAGTCGGCAGGCAGTGTTCAGTGCTGCCGCCGCGAGCAAGACCTGGGTAACAGCAGCGCATCTGCCGTTCCCCGGCATCGGTCACATTACCGCTGAGGGCAAACATTTCCAGTGGGTGCCGGTGGAGTACGGCCCTTACAAACGCGCGGCGAAAGTGCCGTTGATCGAGTAAAGTGCCCAGCGCCAGTGGCAAAACGCGTCTGACACCGATAAGGAAACCACGCCCATGAACCGTAACGATCTGCGCCGCGTTGACATGAACCTGCTGGTGATTTTCGAAGCGTTGATGTTCGAAAAGAACCTGACCCGGGTTGCCGAAAAACTGTTCATGGGCCAGCCAGCGGTCAGTGCTGCGCTGGGGCGCTTGCGTGATCTGTTCGACGATCCGTTGCTGCTGCGCAACGGTCGCGGTATGGAGCCGACGGCGCGGGCGCTGGCGATCCTCAAGGAGCTGCAACCGGCGATGGACGTGATTTCCGGCGCAGTCAGCCGCGCCAAGGAGTTCGAACCGGCGAGCAGTTGCGATGTGTTTCGCATCGGTCTGTCGGACGACGCCGAGTTCGGTCTGTTTCCGCCGCTGTTGCGCCAGCTTCAGCAGGAGGCGCCGGGGATTGTCGTGGTGGTACGCCGCGCCAACTACCTGTTGATGCCGGCGCTGTTGGCCTCTGGAGAAATCTCCGTGGGCGTCAGCTACACCACGGATCTGCCGGCCAATGCCAAGCGCAAGAAGCTGCGTGATATTCCCTGCAAAGTGCTGCGCGGCGACGACCGTCCGGGGCCGCTGACGCTGGACGAATATTGCGAGCGTCCGCATGCAATGGTGTCGTTCTCCGGTGATCTGAGCGGCAACATCGACCTGGATCTGGCCAAGATCGGCCGCTGCCGCCGGGTGGTTCTTGGTGTGCCGCAGTTCAGCGGCTTGCGCGCCTTGCTCGCCGGTACCGAGATGATCGCCACGGTGCCGGATTACGCCGCGTGTGCCTTGGTCGAAGGCTGCGCCCTGCGTGCCGAAGACCCGCCATTCCCGATCGATGCCGCGCAATTGTCGATGGCCTGGAGCGGGGTGCACGACAACGACCCGGCAGAGAAATGGCTGCGCTCGCGGATCAGCCAGTTCATGGCGGCGCCGCTGGACATTCCTGCGCTTTAACCGCTCTCTATTACACGAGCAGTTTTCATGTGGGAGCGAGCCTGCTCGCGAAAGCGGTGTGCCAGTCAACGTGGATGTGACTGAGCTGACGCCTTCGCGAGCAGGCTCGCTCCCACTTTGTTTTTGTGGTGGTCTGCAAATTGAATGCACGCCGCCAAACCCTGTGGGAGCGAGCCTGCTCGCGAAAGCGGTGTGCCAGTCAACGTGGATGTGACTGACCCGCCGCCTTCGCGAGCAGGCTCGCTCCCACAATGTTTTGTGGCTGGCAGCAGAACGTCAGTGACCTGGAAAGCAACTAAGCACACCCATCCAATTTCTTCCGCCCCGGCGTTGGCATGATTCCCGTCAATGACATTCAAAGGGTCGGGTCATGATTGCTACAAGGGATG
This window contains:
- a CDS encoding helix-turn-helix domain-containing protein, whose product is MAYLQQTVAFAPACEPRKNTTGGLSPQRERQIKQLILDRLGESLEVAELARACSLSRSHFSRAFKCSTGVSPQDWIRAQRLARAKLLIQHTDLSLTQISLECGFCDQAHFCHMFTRSEGINPFAWRCRVMGRPKNNAAQPAVF
- a CDS encoding LysR family transcriptional regulator, whose translation is MNRNDLRRVDMNLLVIFEALMFEKNLTRVAEKLFMGQPAVSAALGRLRDLFDDPLLLRNGRGMEPTARALAILKELQPAMDVISGAVSRAKEFEPASSCDVFRIGLSDDAEFGLFPPLLRQLQQEAPGIVVVVRRANYLLMPALLASGEISVGVSYTTDLPANAKRKKLRDIPCKVLRGDDRPGPLTLDEYCERPHAMVSFSGDLSGNIDLDLAKIGRCRRVVLGVPQFSGLRALLAGTEMIATVPDYAACALVEGCALRAEDPPFPIDAAQLSMAWSGVHDNDPAEKWLRSRISQFMAAPLDIPAL
- a CDS encoding MBL fold metallo-hydrolase; translated protein: MKGLMKGATTLAVMLAMSGAMAQAPQMGTQAPGYFRLALGDYEVTALFDGYNDLSPKLLQGMSQSQIRALLARRSIETPGVQTAFNAFLVNTGTQLILVDTGAGQCIGATAGQLSANMQAAGYKPEQVDTVLLTHLHLDHVCGLVDAQKKPLFANATVFAAKAEADYWLDPAALAKAPAGAKEFFKIAQDSTAPYVAAGRFKTFAAGQSPLPGLVEATLEAGHTPGSTTYRFTSQQQSIVFMGDLVHNLAVQFLHPQVSISFDVNSQKAISSRQAVFSAAAASKTWVTAAHLPFPGIGHITAEGKHFQWVPVEYGPYKRAAKVPLIE